The DNA segment cattagTAAAATAGTCctttattatcaaatatattctgtagtcgaaaaagtattttcgtattttgtcaatagatatcgttgcagtcgtatatctccagtgctaccaatcacattgtggcATTCCATATAGTGTATCAATTCGTGTAgaacaacaatggttcgctcgcttccgttctggaaatttcgaaatttcgattcaCACTGATGaaagatttacactgatggaataatgtctctagcggaaaaattgcGAAAAGTTATAAACCAAAATGTTacatatttgattatttatttattattataaatataaagaaaaataagttgaagtttgattagaaatacgcaAGGACATTTCAAaatcccaaaaacaaaaacaattcaaaacgaTTTTACTTCTTAATGTCAAAATCagccgttttgtttttttttttttttgattcaaaaatattttttataagatttcaacgatgaaaatgtattttttgagtGACAGCTATTTGGAGTTAagtaatagaaaattatttaaatgtaaataacaaattcttgaaaaaaaaacaagttttatcaATATTGCTTTCTTCTTGTTTATCTTTCGGAAATTCAcgttgaaatattatatatactacatacatgtatatacaaaatatattttaataaactacGCCATCGTTAGAATAGTCGGTAAAAGCCGAacataattcaaatttttcactttttttactttttctttatgtatttttatttaatttataatatattattttgttttgtttaacaGTTTtggaagtaaataattttttttatatgataaGATCGTATgttttatgtattatataactGCATTATTATTGCTGTTATATTCCCCTAATGTCAacgataaaatttttattttatatatacatttaaaatttaattttttccatctCCTTAGGCAGCTTTCAACTTTGAGCTTTTTAAGAGAATGCCAAATGAATTTGGCTGAGTGAAAAATCAATTGCAACCGATTCTGCACCGCTGAGTTTTCACATGCGTGTAGTTACACGCATCTAAAttaaatgcacatatgtacatatgtaagtatttaaacGAATTCACTCCTCCCGCTTGAACTTAATTATACCAGATATGCGCGtgaactcacatacatacatatgtatgtatgtaccttctATTTTTAGTATTAATACTATATACTCTCAAGTGTCTCGCGTTCGAGTAAAATAAGTGTTAACCAGCCTTCACTTTTCCCACTGATGCTTGTTAAATCGATACTGGCGTCTTGCGGCGAGATTCAGCAACAACAAGCTTACTGCTGCCACATGAAGCACATACAATATGAAacccatgcacacacacacgcgcaaagTGTTGCGTTGCGTGCAAAAGGGTGGCACTGCGTTTGTATGGCGCATACACACACGAAAGCGGTGGAGTGCGCTCCTGCCAAGGAAAATGCGTTTGGACAACTTCAAGTCACAAGCTCGTCTTACCGCTTTTGGGGTCAACCGTTCGAAGAATGTGCACCATATGCGGCATACTACTATATTTAGTGTTAgatttgtagttgtagttgtaaatgttgttggtgttgctgttggAGGCATTAACACGAACGCAGCAAACAGTGCCATTGGCAATGTCGCATATTTTATTGATTGCGCGTCTGCCTGCCGAAAAGGCATCATCTAACGGTGCAACATCTGATATTGCAGAAAAAAGGCGTGCCACAACGAAACACAAGCAAAAACACCGCACACTGCTTTCATTGGCAGTTGGTTCAAAGGTATTGGAAGCTTACGCAGAAAGCGGCACTTGTTGTTGAAGCCGCATTGTCGCCATAAAATACTCACTTTTTATGTACAAATTCGGTGCTTTTAATGAACCCGAActcattaagttaattaaaaaagcaaaagtgCAGACTCACCTTTTTGGACGTGCGAGTTTTCTACAAACGGCTTTCAATTATCCTGCAAATGTAAAAGATGCTGTTTGAGTCGACTTTTTCCGATACacttttgatattttacaatagataaaaaaatgaaaataattttacgcaattcaattaattttttagtattaaatatttgcttttgttttccaaaaattttactttcttgcttatttttcaattCTTAGCTATTTTATCTTTGCGCACACTTATTTTTTGTAGATGCAAATTTTCCGATACAAATCCACTGTCGAAAGTTCGTATAGATACACTTTAACCGCGcgttatgtacatacagtgcACCGCTTCTTTACGCTCATGACGCTTATAATCAATAACTTCTAACTAGCTTTCTCAACCCAAATTTACCTATACGTATTCactgtaattattatttttgttttttacgttAATTCACGGCTAATTTTGCCGACAGAAAAATCaccaaataattttctataaatttagaACTTTTATGCAATGCTTAGTTAGCCACTAGTTAGACTGACACGTTCCAAACACGCTCACGTTTTCCACTCAACTAATACGTTGCTTTCTTCTATGTTGTTATAGAGGCGCTGTTGGCTGGTTGCTCTTCTATCGCTGCTCAAATCTCATTTTCTTGGCTAGCAGGTGGCGGTTGTAGAAGAGCTGTGTGCGCGAGATAGTGGTTGTGCACATGTGCAGATTTGAAGGTATATGCATacaatgtatgtgtatatgtgaacAAGATTTTCCGATCCCGAAAATTGCGGgattttcataaaaagtttaaaatagtatatgtacatatatacatatgtacatttgaacgtaaacaacttttttcagtCCCGAAAATTTCGCGATTTTCATAAAATGTGAGTAATATTACTCaggtaaaacgaaaaaaagcctTTCTCCATTCCCGAAAATTTCGAGATTCTCATAAAAGGTTTTATGAATTCTTTCTCAATCCCTAGAACTTcggaatttttacaaaagtatTCCAAAAATTCCGGGAttatcataaattattttttgaaacctgaaagtacagcaaatatttttctaatgtaCGAAAATCATCTACATCAAgatgttatacatatgttatcATAGCTCTCTTCTAATTGAGCAATCAAATATGAGTTATTTCGTTATAACTTCTTAATTAGGTAATTAGCATCATTTTAAACTTGAGCATACTCATTGTACTCCACTCAACACATGCTTAATATCTTTTCGGGTTTCACGTCACTAATCTTATCACATCATGGAGATAAAACTGATACTCCAAATTCAAAAGTGAGCTAGAAGGTGGCAACTATGAAGTAGAAAATAGATGATACGCCTTTTTCAATTTATCTCATTGTTTCTCTTTAGCGAAAATCTTATCAATTGAAGTTTTGCCTATAACCAGTGCTATTAATTTATTGTTCTCTTTATCTGCCGATATAAAATTTAACTGATGgaattttagtaaataaactaatttttaacataAGATATGTTAATGATCtcaaaaattgcatttcaattaatcctagtacaaaaatatgaatttttgatttccaACTAAAATTTGTAGACGTTAATTTtgactttataaaatatgttatatttcaTGTGTGCAGAATTAGTCAGGTCTAGactaaaatataataagtcAACTTATGTGACTAACGATAAAACATTTATAGGTTACAGTGAGACATACTATATACAcaacaaataaagtaaataaaaaaataaatgaaatttgctAATGTATTAACATCGAAGAAGCTAccttttactttaaaatattttatttggtatTGTAAAACTGGAATAAGAGTGAAAACGACAAACATCGATTTTACGACACCCGATAACACCAATTATCGATTATTACATTGATTGCTAGAAATTATTGACATAAACagatgtttttattttgctctGCATAGAAAAAGTTGCGTTGTAGCAAAAAGGAAATAATATTAGTGTAATTTGCAAGGAAATCTCGTAAAAATGAGTTCTGGTGTTGTGCGAGCACCAGTCTCGCAGCTTATCCACAATAAAGAAGAGGATGTTGACAGTGAGGAACCAAAAAAGAAATCCCGTGAAGATTGGCGTAAAGCCAAAGAGTTGGAAGAGGCTCGTAAAGCGGGTACTGCACCAGCTGCTGTAGATGAGGAGGGTCGAGATATCAATCCACATATACCACAATACATTTCCAATGCACCTTGGTATTATAATGCACAAGGTCCAACATTGAAACATCAACGGCCACAAAGAGAGGATGAGCAGGGTCAGCTGGAAAAACGTGCACCAAAAGGTTTAGATACCACTAAATTAGTGACGAAATTCCGAAAAGGTGCATGTGAAAATTGTGGTGCGATGACGCATAAGAAAAAGGATTGTTTGGAGCGACCACGCAAAGTGTTAGCCAGATATGCTGAGTCGATTGTAGTGCATGATGAGCATGTGGTGCAAGATACAGCAGTTAATTATGATGAAAAACGTGATCGTTGGAGCTCATATGATCCCGCCAAtcataaagaaattattgaggAATATGAAAAAGTCGAGGAAGCGAAAAGACAACTAAAGGcagagaagttaaaaaaaagtaagttatTCGGTAAAATTTTATCATCAGcaatttagttatatttttattttatatgtatattatagatCCTGATGCAGAGTTTTCGGATGATAATGACAACGAGGACAAATATGTAGACGAGGTAGACATGCCTGGCACAAAAGTGGACTCAAAACAACGTATTACCGTGCGTAATCTGCGTATACGCGAGGACACGGCAAAATATCTTAGAAATTTGGATCCGAATTCAGCTTATTATGATCCTAAAACACGTTCTATGCGTGATAATCCAAACCCACACCAGGCACCAGAAGAGtaaatgattattttactttaaatatatactagctcaacttcatttactttttacagAGTGGAGTTTGCTGGGGAAAATTTTGTACGTTTTTCAGGTGACACTACAAAACATGCTACAGCTCAACTGTTCGCTTGGGAAGCCCATGGCAAAGGTGTGGATGTCCATTTGCTTGCTGAGCCCACAAAGTTAGAACTCCTGCAAAAGGAGTACGACAAGAAAAAAGAACAGTTCAAATCTAGTGTAAGTGCAATGctcactaaaatatttaaattttgttctacATTTTCACTTTTCTACTATATTTATAGACTAAAGACGACATAGTGGAGAAATATGGCGGCGAGGAGCATCTAAAAGCGCCTCCGAAGTCGCTGCTTCTTGCTCAATCAGAAGAATATATTGAATACTCACGAAGTGGAAAAGTTATTAAAGGCATAGAAAAGCCAAAGGCTCGTAGTATTTACGAAGAGGATGTCATGATTAATAATCATACAACTGTTTGGGGCAGTTATTGGAATGGTGGACGTTGGGGCTACAAGTGTTGCAAGTCATTTATTAAGGTATTATactatttatgtttaaaaaaataattatttacatatggaTTTCCACAGAACTCTTACTGCATAGGCATGAAGGATCCAGAAGCGCTCGCTGATCTGCTAAATCCCGCCCCGGGCACTAGCGTACCAGATACTGCAATAACTACAGAAGAGGCAAGAGAAGAAAAAGAGAACCCAGCAGAATCGGCATCTTCTTCATCCTCCTCCTCGTCATCGTCATCATCTTCGTCTTCCTCATCATCTTCTTCAGAAGACGAAGAAGAGACCAAGAAGACGcagttagaaaataaaaaagtgaagaaaaaaatgaagaagCGTGAAAAGAAACGAAAGTCTAAGAACCAAAAGCGAaaggagaaaaaagaaaaagcaaaggAAAAAGCACTACGTGCAAAGGAGAAGGCGCAGTTGGAAGCCGCTTTGCGTGATATACACGCCAAGTCGGAAGATGAAGACGAGCACAAGGATGAACGTAAACGCGGCTACAACAGCAAATACGACGTTAAGGCACCGACGGAAGAAGAAATCGACGAGTGGCAACGTAAGCGGCAGCGCACAGATGATCCTATGATGCAATTTATGTCTAAATAAACGATTTAATgccaatttattaatttgttttttttttttactcatttaatacaaaatttaatatttttatacgtaaCCATATTATAAATAACTATACAATGGCGTATTGCTCATAAAGCAGTTCCCTAATTTTATAGTACTCCTCTGATACACAACCCTCCATAGTCACTTTACCCGCATCCATGCGCCGCAGAGCCAGCGTGCCATTTGCACACCATAATACACCTCCGGAAAACTCCGAACTGATATTGTTGCGCATCAGCACTTGCTTGAAGTCTGATAGTTTAAGTTCGTTAATTAACACAGCGTTGTGCACAGGTATGTCGTCGGTTTCGAGCGTTTCAAGTGTGAGCGTCTTATCCTCCGATACCTCGACTTCCATGTCGCCGTCGTCCGTTGCTCTCGAATCTATAGCCTGCGTACGCACTCCAATACGAGCATCCACCCAGGCCACCTCGGCATCTTTACCCTTTTGGAATTGCAGCTGCGCCACAAGACCTTCCGTCAAACGCACCTGGTAGATATGCGACTCGGTTGTGGCATCAATGGTCTGTTgtgtttaaaaacaataatatttttaaaatttagatagaagagaaaataaaaaaaaacttacttcACCCTTTTGTGGCGTAAAAACTCTTGCTCCAATATTTTGTTGGCAGTGTTTGGCAACAACACTGGTGGCCTCCTCTGAGCCGTGTACTACAATGACACGTCTGGGACGCAATTGTGACAATATCTTAAGCATCGATTCACCATCCGAACGTCCTTCAAAGTCGATTCGCTGAATTTGTGCATTAATTTCGATTGTTTTCCGCTGACTGGTGCATTTGGTGGGTTTCTCCAACAACTGAACATCTATTTGACggatattttgttaagtttggTTTTGCATAATACTATATTTGAAATGCTTATTACCATTTGTGTTCGTTTTACTCTCTTTCGGTTcttcttttttgatattttccttattttcatCGATCGCAGTTTCAAACCCCAATTCCGAAATGCGGTAATCGTCTAAATTGATAATTTCACCATATTCGTCACACTTGATCTTTTCTTCATGGAAGGGAAACATGGCATAGTGCTTTTTGTTCGATTTGAAGAAACCAGTGTGATGACGGCCTTCCGGCCGCACAACTATGTCATGCTTGCCGGTAATAACGCTCATTTCGATGTCATCATCCGAATCCGAGCTGCTTTCTTCTTCTACATCCTGCTTAACAATCAAACGGTTTAGCTTTTCACCTTGTGTGCGCAGGTATTCTTCCAACTCAGCACCCTCCAGTTCTACACGTCGACGTACATCCAGTTCCAGTTTTCTGCCCGGTGAAGCATTCTCTACCAAGTCCATTGCTAATGTACCTTGCGATGTCctaaacgaaaaatttatatttttcaatttggtATGCAAATTTGTTAAAGTAAACTTATTACCTGGATGTAATTATTATACTGTTCAAAGGGTTTGCCGCCCATTGCACGAATAATTCGCGTGTGAAGCCACTTTCCAAATCGGGTGTGCTGGCCAGCACAACTTTTGGGCTGGACATCTTTGCCAGCTCAGCTAAATTATGGCACAGTTGCATGTGACGGAATTGAAAGGGATTATTTCGCGCACCCTCAAAGGATTTCATCAGCTTGTCGCTCATCCATTCAATTTGGGATTTTGCAAATTCAATTACATTGTAACTGACGTTATTCAACATAGCCAATGAGTAGGCCATCAGGCCAGATTCTTTATTTTTCCACAGTTGATCAAGCATATGCGCCAACTCCAGCACACGCCCTGCTGTATCCACCGCAATCAAAACATTGCCATTGTTGCGCACCGTTTGTAGAATATTTGTCATAAGTTTTTCATCGCGTGCACGACGACGTGCCTGCTGATATTGTGCGTTAAAAGCGTCTGTTATAAGTAGTGAAGGCCGCTGGAGGCGCTCCAGTTCACAACCATTTAGGTGACGCTCTTTTTTATGATTGAAATCTGTGGCATATACAATGTCTTCTTCACCCACTTTAAGGATTTTCCAGATAGTGCCACCTATCATATGCCCTGCGGGAAGTGGCGTTACAGTAATACCATAGCCTTTACCTAAACGAAACATAAATAGTAATAAATGTTTgtttctacatatatgtaaggtATAACTAACCTTTAAGCGAAACTGTTTGATTGTACTTAAGTTGAATGATTTTATCGAATGCGGCGTCGACGTCGTcaagtgaaaataaatcaaaatcgtACATATTATAATGCGACATATATAAATCGTACATAAACATTTGTCCCATTTTATAAACAGGTATTGTTGCATAGATCGGGCAATTCATGCCAAGTTTGCCGACCAGGTAGGGCAACGCACCCAAGTGATAAACGTCAGGATGCGATAGTAGCACAGCGTCGATAGTGTGCACATGCctgtcaatttttaaaaataaattatttattactatatttttcacttattgCTTACCTTTTTAATTCCTTTATAAGGTTGGGATCGAATTTTTCATCCCAACCGCAATCAAGCAGTATTCGCACTTCGTCAATTTGCAATATATAACATGGTGGCGTTTCATCCATAGCCCCGGATATTGTATGAAGTTTTATTATAGAAGTCATTTTGTATAAACGCTAGTATTAATTCTTAATTAATgtttatgttattttctaaacaaattgTTACTTTATCTGTCTGGCGGTACTTTGTGTGTTTGCTTGtatgtttcaaaatattgccGTATCTAAGTAAACTTTTAGGCAGAACTATTTTACTATTTCTAGATTCTGGCAACCTTTTGCTATCAGCTGAGATTGTACAGGGATATTCACATTACCAAGTATTATATGAAATCTCGCCTTTTTGTAAATTGTTACGCCCGAATTTTTGTTGGTGATCATAATCTTCTTACGTTTTTAGGAATGGATGATAGCGgtaattgaaaacatatttttgttgttacttgTTACTTCTTCTATTATTTGGCAATTATCCCTTTCACAGAACCGAAAGCTTTTTTTGGATGGTTGATTACAATATGATTTCAAGTGAGGCCCACCGGAACCCCACATAATAAGCCGCTGGatttgataaaatttcttaCTTCTTTCCATTCCTACTGtgcaatttctttaatattgaaACATCGAGTGCCGTGGAAAATATTACGTCGCAACCTATTGACCAAAGGATTTTGGGATTTCGCCAAGGTTAtgctttaacattttt comes from the Bactrocera neohumeralis isolate Rockhampton chromosome 2, APGP_CSIRO_Bneo_wtdbg2-racon-allhic-juicebox.fasta_v2, whole genome shotgun sequence genome and includes:
- the LOC126767937 gene encoding pre-mRNA-splicing factor Slu7 encodes the protein MSSGVVRAPVSQLIHNKEEDVDSEEPKKKSREDWRKAKELEEARKAGTAPAAVDEEGRDINPHIPQYISNAPWYYNAQGPTLKHQRPQREDEQGQLEKRAPKGLDTTKLVTKFRKGACENCGAMTHKKKDCLERPRKVLARYAESIVVHDEHVVQDTAVNYDEKRDRWSSYDPANHKEIIEEYEKVEEAKRQLKAEKLKKNPDAEFSDDNDNEDKYVDEVDMPGTKVDSKQRITVRNLRIREDTAKYLRNLDPNSAYYDPKTRSMRDNPNPHQAPEEVEFAGENFVRFSGDTTKHATAQLFAWEAHGKGVDVHLLAEPTKLELLQKEYDKKKEQFKSSTKDDIVEKYGGEEHLKAPPKSLLLAQSEEYIEYSRSGKVIKGIEKPKARSIYEEDVMINNHTTVWGSYWNGGRWGYKCCKSFIKNSYCIGMKDPEALADLLNPAPGTSVPDTAITTEEAREEKENPAESASSSSSSSSSSSSSSSSSSSSEDEEETKKTQLENKKVKKKMKKREKKRKSKNQKRKEKKEKAKEKALRAKEKAQLEAALRDIHAKSEDEDEHKDERKRGYNSKYDVKAPTEEEIDEWQRKRQRTDDPMMQFMSK
- the LOC126767924 gene encoding probable cleavage and polyadenylation specificity factor subunit 2 — encoded protein: MTSIIKLHTISGAMDETPPCYILQIDEVRILLDCGWDEKFDPNLIKELKRHVHTIDAVLLSHPDVYHLGALPYLVGKLGMNCPIYATIPVYKMGQMFMYDLYMSHYNMYDFDLFSLDDVDAAFDKIIQLKYNQTVSLKGKGYGITVTPLPAGHMIGGTIWKILKVGEEDIVYATDFNHKKERHLNGCELERLQRPSLLITDAFNAQYQQARRRARDEKLMTNILQTVRNNGNVLIAVDTAGRVLELAHMLDQLWKNKESGLMAYSLAMLNNVSYNVIEFAKSQIEWMSDKLMKSFEGARNNPFQFRHMQLCHNLAELAKMSSPKVVLASTPDLESGFTRELFVQWAANPLNSIIITSRTSQGTLAMDLVENASPGRKLELDVRRRVELEGAELEEYLRTQGEKLNRLIVKQDVEEESSSDSDDDIEMSVITGKHDIVVRPEGRHHTGFFKSNKKHYAMFPFHEEKIKCDEYGEIINLDDYRISELGFETAIDENKENIKKEEPKESKTNTNDVQLLEKPTKCTSQRKTIEINAQIQRIDFEGRSDGESMLKILSQLRPRRVIVVHGSEEATSVVAKHCQQNIGARVFTPQKGETIDATTESHIYQVRLTEGLVAQLQFQKGKDAEVAWVDARIGVRTQAIDSRATDDGDMEVEVSEDKTLTLETLETDDIPVHNAVLINELKLSDFKQVLMRNNISSEFSGGVLWCANGTLALRRMDAGKVTMEGCVSEEYYKIRELLYEQYAIV